A single Pangasianodon hypophthalmus isolate fPanHyp1 chromosome 27, fPanHyp1.pri, whole genome shotgun sequence DNA region contains:
- the si:dkey-237j10.2 gene encoding TLR adapter interacting with SLC15A4 on the lysosome, protein MLGEAFLHVLKYTEENPEHAILSKRNTLLHTLSRTVPPPETAATRLSSRSPRAPRPLRANRPEGPEKPGPRLTSLPSMALPIPSSSVEDLWGLEVYSSLYCPSFYKAYPDLQLAGGTVGPLNPTPQSQGPLLNSEDLGSLEASMEPGELQEDHSEADEGYLVIDSMRSLGKEQRLTNSMLNGFLETQLMEVYRQHMQDSLARCDSSSISASVVPGICGTCDRNTAAQENELHSSQSRSSVRYLSTCSAPPTSHFSTPLLRISYQQEPES, encoded by the exons ATGCTTGGCGAGGCATTCCTCCATGTCCTGAAATACACAGAGGAAAACCCTGAACACGCAATCCTCTCCAAGAGGAACACACTgttgcacacactctcacgcaccGTCCCTCCACCGGAAACTGCAGCGACTCGCCTGAGCTCCAGATCGCCCCGGGCACCTCGGCCACTGCGAG CCAATCGTCCTGAAGGCCCTGAGAAGCCTGGGCCTCGCCTGACCTCACTGCCCAGTATGGCTCTCCCAATCCCCAGCAGCAGCGTTGAGGATCTCTGGGGCCTGGAGGTCTACAGCTCTTTGTACTGCCCGAGCTTCTACAAAGCTTACCCAGACCTGCAGCTAGCAGGAGGCACTGTGGGTCCCCTGAACCCGACTCCACAATCCCAAGGTCCTCTGCTGAACTCTGAGGATCTCGGCTCCCTGGAGGCCTCGATGGAGCCTGGGGAGCTGCAAGAGGACCACAGCGAGGCAGACGAGGGCTACCTGGTCATAGACAGCATGAGAAGCCTCGGGAAGGAGCAGAGGCTCACCAACTCCATGCTGAATGGCTTTCTGGAGACGCAGCTGATGGAGGTCTATCGGCAGCACATGCAGGACAGCCTGGCGCGGTGTGACTCGTCCTCGATAAGCGCTAGCGTGGTGCCGGGAATCTGCGGCACGTGTGACAGGAACACGGCCGCTCAGGAGAACGAGCTGCACTCCAGCCAAAGCCGGAGCAGCGTCAGATACTTGAGCACCTGttcagccccgcccacttcacaCTTTAGCACACCTTTGCTGCGTATTTCCTACCAACAAGAGCCTGAATCCTGA
- the hmgn7 gene encoding high mobility group nucleosomal binding domain 7: MPKRKGTDGEVKEEPQRRSARLSAKPTPPKPEPKPKKTPKKEKEVNDKKEDKKTKAKNEETKEENQSENGETKTNEVEKTPEAVPEPEKEETKAE, translated from the exons ATGCCCAAGAGAAAG GGAACTGACGGAGAGGTGAAGGAGGAG CCTCAGAGAAGGTCTGCCAGGTTATCAGCA AAACCGACTCCTCCTAAACCTGAACCCAAACCCAAGAAAACACCTAAG aaagagaaggaagtgAACGATAAAAAGGAGGACAAAAAGACGAAGGCGAAGAACGAGGAGACCAAGGAGGAGAACCAGTCAGAAAATGGAGAGACCAAGACTaatgag GTTGAGAAGACTCCAGAGGCAGTGCCGGAGCCAGAGAAGGAGGAGACTAAGGCCGAGTAG